In one window of Trichoderma breve strain T069 chromosome 7 map unlocalized scaffold00008, whole genome shotgun sequence DNA:
- a CDS encoding ankyrin repeats (3 copies) domain-containing protein, with protein sequence MKDSAYEDAERLQKEKEAHPTTCNWLFNTEQFQQWCRRTELSSHNGVLWIKGNPGTGKSTLMKHTLQYCEEKIFENSIIAAHFFNARGDSFEQTPIGMLRLLVYQLILKESSTYERFIPLFRDKQQKHTEWAWREPELQNFLLSETQYCPKPLVLFVDALDECSESHVRNLVRFLEDLSVKSKVILNICLSSRHYPTISMEKHLELVVETTSEHDKDIIKYTGDKLTKIDEQIKREVLKKASGVFMWVVLVIEMLNRAYDEGQLEAMHQLLQEVPSDLDEVFLTLLSKDNRRKQETLFMLQFVLFTRRLLSPKELYCATLAEMEVYVGPWDPAQITPDDIRRRITHSSRGLIEVRQGGTVQFIHESVKDFLVRNKRLRILDQNLGLVKILLEKRIDVDAHEGLFGTALQTAAAGGGGEVVKTLLQKGAKINAQGGFFNTALQAAASEGHSEVVSILLEAKGANIDAQGGIYGTALQAAAAEGNYDAVAMLLEEEAHIDAQGGIFNTALQAAASGGHKKIVTMLLKKGANINAQGGFYGTALQAAAAKGEKDIVEVLLEGGANIKIQAGAYGTALRAAVSEGHKVIAAMLLKEGERVHEQEDISSTAPDATVVGSEKAITDIRVADVNTQRGASGTSSQAAILTGKDDVEVLLQEVGKWDVKSDYFSTALQKAIITNDDKEIIAVLLKEGVSTNTRSIAFKALFNGISKPRKDVMGVLLEGKMSANRQWIFDTALCIAASKGKKYFVAKLREKGAKFDTRDIFFSYTLLADPREDIHDDAFRIFLENGADINTQNYRVETDVETDVQKAESQRHWVDIWLCLAGLISGILYIFMS encoded by the exons ATGAAGGATTCAGCATACGAAGACGCGGAAAGgcttcaaaaagaaaaagaag CCCATCCCACAACGTGCAACTGGCTCTTTAACACCGAGCAATTTCAGCAGTGGTGTCGACGTACCGAGCTCTCAAGCCACAACGGGGTACTTTGGATCAAAGGGAATCCGGGCACAGGAAAATCAACGCTGATGAAACACACCTTGCAATATTgcgaagaaaaaatattTGAGAATAGTATTATTGCAGCACATTTCTTTAATGCTCGTGGCGACAGCTTTGAGCAGACGCCAATCGGTATGCTGCGTTTGTTAGTATACCAACTAATTCTCAAGGAGTCGTCCACATACGAACGATTCATCCCTCTGTTTCGTGACAAACAGCAGAAACATACAGAGTGGGCATGGCGAGAGCCAGAACTGCAAAACTTCTTGCTTTCGGAGACACAGTATTGCCCAAAACCGCTTGTTCTCTTTGTTGATGCATTGGATGAATGCAGCGAATCACATGTGCGAAACCTCGTGCGCTTCCTTGAAGATCTCAGCGTCAAGTCAAAGGTGATTCTCAACATATGTCTCTCGAGCCGCCATTATCCGACCATCAGCATGGAAAAGCATTTGGAATTAGTTGTAGAAACTACGAGCGAGCACGACAAGGACATCATCAAATACACCGGCGACAAGTTGACAAAGATTGACGAGCAGATCAAAAGAGAAGTCCTGAAAAAGGCATCTGGCGTTTTTATGTGGGTTGTGCTTGTCATTGAAATGCTGAACAGAGCATATGATGAAGGCCAGCTGGAAGCAATGCACCAACTGTTACAAGAGGTACCCAGCGACCTTGATGAAGTGTTCCTCACACTGCTCAGTAAAGACAATCGAAGAAAGCAAGAGACTTTATTTATGCTCCAGTTTGTTTTATTCACGAGACGTCTACTCAGCCCAAAGGAGCTGTATTGTGCTACTCTGGCTGAAATGGAAGTTTACGTGGGACCCTGGGACCCAGCACAAATAACGCCAGACGATATACGGCGGCGAATCACCCATTCATCGCGAGGTCTTATTGAAGTACGACAAGGAGGAACCGTACAATTCATCCACGAATCCGTCAAAGACTTTCTTGTTCGAAATAAGAGATTGCGAATACTTGATCAAAACCTTGG ACTTGTAAAGATTCTACTCGAGAAAAGGATCGACGTTGACGCTCACGAAGGTCTCTTCGGCACGGCGCTTCagacagctgcagcaggaggTGGAGGGGAAGTTGTGAAAACACTGCTCCAAAAGGGGGCAAAAATCAACGCTCAAGGAGGCTTTTTTAACACTGCACTCCAGGCAGCTGCATCAGAAGGTCATTCAGAGGTCGTATCAATATTGCTTGAGGCAAAA GGAGCAAATATCGACGCACAAGGAGGCATCTATGGCACAGCACTTcaggcagcagctgctgagggcAATTACGATGCTGTAGCAATGCTACTTGAAGAGGAGGCACATATCGATGCTCAAGGAGGGATTTTTAATACTGCACTTCAGGCAGCTGCATCGGGAGGCCACAAAAAGATTGTAACAATGCTGCTTAAGAAGGGAGCAAATATCAatgctcaaggaggcttCTATGGCACTGCgctccaagcagcagccgccaaAGGCGAAAAGGATATTGTAGAAGTTCTGCTTGAAGGGGGTGCCAACATTAAGATCCAAGCAGGCGCCTACGGCACCGCACTCCGTGCAGCTGTATCAGAAGGACACAAGGTCATTGCAGCAATGCTACTcaaagagggagaaaggGTTCATGAACAAGAAGACATTTCCAGTACTGCGCCCGATGCAACTGTGGTGGGAAGCGAGAAAGCGATTACAGATATACGAGTGGCGGACGTTAATACTCAAAGAGGGGCAAGTGGCACCTCATCCCAAGCAGCTATATTGACAGGCAAGGATGACGTCGAAGTATTACTTCAAGAAGTAGGGAAATGGGATGTGAAAAGCGACTATTTCAGTACTGCACTTCAAAAGGCTATAATTACCAACGATGATAAAGAGATTATAGCGGTGTTGCTTAAAGAAGGGGTAAGTACTAATACTCGAAGCATTGCCTTTAAAGCGCTATTCAACGGTATATCCAAGCCGCGCAAAGATGTAATGGGTGTGTTACTTGAAGGCAAGATGAGTGCCAATCGTCAATGGATATTTGACACAGCGCTATGCATAGCGGCGAGCAAAGGTAAGAAGTATTTTGTGGCCAAATTACGTGAGAAAGGAGCAAAATTTGATACTCGCGATATATTCTTCTCATACACTTTACTGGCAGATCCTAGGGAAGACATTCACGACGATGCTTTCAGAATATTTCTTGAGAATGGGGCTGACATTAACACTCAAAACTATCGTGTTGAGACGGACGTTGAGACGGACGTTCAGAAGGCTGAATCCCAGCGCCATTGGGTGGACATCTGGCTCTGTCTAGCGGGACTTATCTCGGGGATTCTTTACATATTTATGAGTTAA
- a CDS encoding NADP oxidoreductase coenzyme f420-dependent domain-containing protein, producing the protein MAATDQPPKTDIPRQIAIIGAGVVGTALATQLIHAGNSVSISNSRGPESLRDVERTTGAKAMDTKRAVSEADVVILAIPMSGILPLQPLLQSSLRPDTILIDACNYYPTRDGNIQPLDEGVVESVWMSKTFSHPVVKALNNIVALNIASSSKTKGSPKRVALPVSGEDDKSVAVVMELVEAMGFDAFNAGQLADSWRQQPGQPAYCTEPNLKELVSLLSSANRDGVSAKRDQGMALAQKLPPDFPPQIMVKVARLGAGLDWWKPGSWLAAAKFAYALARASFKRSA; encoded by the coding sequence ATGGCAGCAACCGACCAACCTCCAAAGACAGACATACCACGCCAAATCGCCATCATAGGCGCTGGTGTGGTCGGAACCGCCTTAGCAACACAGCTTATTCACGCTGGCAACTCTGTCAGCATTAGTAATTCGAGAGGTCCTGAAAGCCTTCGTGATGTGGAGAGGACAACAGGTGCCAAAGCAATGGATACCAAGCGCGCAGTTTCCGAAGCGGATGTCGTTATTCTTGCAATACCAATGAGCGGTATTCTGCCCTTGCAGCCGCTTTTACAATCTTCTTTGCGACCCGACACCATCTTGATTGATGCCTGCAATTATTATCCCACGCGTGATGGGAACATCCAGCCGTTAGATGAAGGCGTGGTAGAGAGTGTTTGGATGTCGAAAACATTCTCACACCCAGTGGTGAAGGCATTAAATAATATCGTTGCTCTCAACATTGCTTCCAgctcaaaaacaaaaggttCTCCGAAAAGAGTAGCACTTCCCGTCTCAGGAGAGGATGACAAGTCCGTGGCAGTTGTGATGGAATTGGTAGAAGCAATGGGATTCGACGCATTCAACGCAGGTCAACTAGCAGACTCGTGGCGACAGCAACCTGGACAGCCAGCTTATTGTACTGAGCCGAATCTGAAAGAACTAGTAAGTTTACTTAGTTCTGCAAACCGGGACGGTGTAAGCGCAAAACGAGACCAAGGGATGGCGCTTGCACAGAAGTTACCGCCAGATTTCCCTCCGCAAATTATGGTGAAAGTAGCGCGATTAGGGGCCGGTTTGGACTGGTGGAAGCCTGGAAGCTGGCTCGCAGCGGCAAAATTTGCGTATGCTCTTGCTCGAGCGAGTTTCAAACGTTCTGCTTAG
- a CDS encoding heterokaryon incompatibility protein (HET) domain-containing protein: MASDVQNQFLCPPCRSFIAWTKIPNLTSEAGFETPYKPSFEALEASATHCPLCQHVFRDVLNGKPRYDGREPTPVSYRIFAEVNTGSERRLVNVTWVEDLPFPSAGPRDPVYYLAHPESIENRILWREKVPSFDSRLKALSEWISECDRHHTRCVEKPTVRPRRLLDLSDVGNSRVVRLIETSTSVEIDVRYSTLSHCWGPPTSEPPLKTTSTNLNSHYIGIPVENLNLNFRDAVFISVKLGLRYLWIDSLCIIQDDHEDWEMEAAKMADIYRQSYINLAASAAHDAHGVRYNLSTQAAVSSSDELYEEVMIRPTTLKEESRKLLSRSSSPYFARGWVLQEVALAPRTIYFTTDQMMWQCRHLFESEDRTWSSSGGIPALTYAYSTSEIFDFTKKQKAFSIWQVWLKSYVTRELSYPSDVAAAAAGLINYYQSATGYTPMLGLWKETLYADLQWSISGGHFQDAPPRNNFPSWSWLSLLPCGNPGVSWDDITYLGSTAQSLRIEEWEEKWSGLPFTSALQFSRLVISTITQDGILSVPSAESETVSSVKVEVQGSRIWYDYPKIEYQLPVGSKHAVKLAHLEQTIFRYDTTGIARSIRDSYLVLRMTTDNPPRYQRLGTGKIYTSIDEKVDTWSPTGHLERHFKESDRQIIELV, translated from the exons ATGGCCTCTGATGTGCAAAACCAATTCCTCTGCCCCCCTTGTCGAAGCTTCATTGCCTGGACCAAGATCCCAAACTTAACATCTGAAGCCGGATTTGAGACGCCTTACAAGCCAAGTTTTGAAGCTCTCGAGGCTTCAGCGACCCACTGCCCCCTTTGCCAACATGTTTTTCGGGATGTCCTAAATGGGAAGCCTCGTTATGATGGGCGAGAACCTACTCCAGTGTCATACAGAATATTTGCCGAAGTCAATACGGGGTCCGAACGACGCTTAGTAAACGTCACTTGGGTAGAAGATCTTCCGTTCCCAAGTGCAGGCCCTCGAGACCCAGTATACTATCTTGCACATCCTGAAA GCATTGAAAATAGAATATtatggagagaaaaggtgCCGTCGTTCGACTCTCGTCTGAAAGCTCTCTCAGAATGGATATCAGAATGTGACCGTCATCATACCCGATGCGTCGAAAAGCCAACAGTAAGGCCTCGAAGGCTTTTAGATCTGTCCGACGTTGGGAATTCGAGAGTAGTGAGATTAATCGAAACCTCTACTTCTGTTGAGATCGACGTTCGCTATTCTACTCTTAGTCACTGCTGGGGACCCCCCACCTCCGAGCCGCCACTAAAGACTACGTCAACCAATTTAAACAGTCACTATATAGGTATACCGGTAGAAAATTTGAATCTCAACTTTAGAGATGCCGTCTTCATTTCCGTTAAGCTTGGCCTCCGATACTTATGGATCGATTCCCTATGCATCATCCAAGATGATCATGAAGACTGGGAAATGGAAGCAGCAAAAATGGCAGACATATACCGCCAAAGCTATATCAATCTCGCTGCCTCTGCGGCACATGATGCGCATGGAG TCCGTTACAACCTATCGACCCAAGCCGCAGTGAGCTCATCGGATGAGCTTTACGAGGAAGTTATGATCAGGCCTACGACACTAAAAGAAGAGTCTCGTAAACTTTTATCTCGTTCATCTTCTCCGTACTTTGCACGGGGTTGGGTACTCCAAGAAGTAGCGCTTGCTCCGCGGACGATATACTTTACAACCGATCAAATGATGTGGCAATGCCGGCACCTTTTTGAATCCGAAGACAGAACATGGTCTTCAAGCGGTGGAATACCGGCATTAACTTACGCTTATTCAACCTCAGAAATTTTTGACTTTACGAAAAAACAGAAAGCCTTCTCAATATGGCAAGTGTGGCTGAAGTCATATGTGACTCGAGAGCTTTCATATCCCTCCGAtgtcgcagccgcagccgcaggcTTAATCAACTATTACCAATCTGCAACTGGGTACACACCTATGCTTGGGCTGTGGAAAGAAACGCTGTATGCTGATCTGCAGTGGTCAATTTCGGGTGGTCACTTCCAGGACGCGCCTCCAAGAAACAACTTtccatcttggtcttggttATCTCTTTTACCATGCGGTAACCCAGGAGTATCGTGGGATGATATTACGTATCTTGGGAGCACAGCCCAGTCTCTTCGAATTGAAGAGTGGGAGGAGAAGTGGAGCGGTCTACCTTTTACATCGGCACTCCAGTTCTCAAGACTGGTGATTTCAACGATTACTCAAGATGGAATACTTTCCGTTCCGTCTGCTGAAAGTGAGACTGTTTCAAGTGTGAAGGTTGAAGTTCAGGGAAGCCGCATATGGTACGACTATCCCAAGATCGAATACCAGCTACCTGTGGGATCAAAACATGCAGTTAAGTTAGCTCATCTCGAGCAAACCATATTTCGATATGACACCACCGGTATCGCACGTTCAATTCGGGACAGCTATCTTGTTTTAAGAATGACAACAGATAATCCTCCCCGATATCAACGACTTGGGACTGGTAAGATTTATACATCCATTGATGAAAAAGTAGACACCTGGAGTCCAACAGGCCACTTGGAGAGACACTTTAAAGAATCAGATAGACAGATTATCGAACTAGTGTGA
- a CDS encoding tetratricopeptide repeat domain-containing protein: MRLLDCDNGQYRLIKAPAGAIPRYAILSHTWDSDSQEVTFRDLVDGTGMEKTGYEKIRFCAAQAKRDGLRYIWVDTCCIDKANNTELAEAINSMYRWYQNATRCYAYLSDISDSESKSDSQQSPPIWESAFRRSKWFTRGWTLQELLAPASVEFFIKNGLRLGDKRTLERQIHEVTNIGVQALRGNDLSMYSVEERFKWAETRQTTLEEDWAYCLLGIFGIFMAMIYGEGKANAVRRLKKEIADATSHDDGPSSQTVENCTWIVPFERNPSFTSRESDLKRLRQMLFPGQHTAKVAISGLGGVGKTQLALELVYRIRNDHKNCSVIWIPATSRESLGQAYRNAAAKLGISGYDDAKADVKRLVQNHLSSESAGQWLLVFDNADEIGMWVNQPLQESSRLIDYMPKSVHGSIIFTTRDKKAAVRLAGRNVVELSAMNEDDGKELFEKCLVDQEPVSQQDVTALLVQLMYLPLAIVQAAVYINTNGISLGDYLSLLEEQEEDVIELLSEDFEDDGRYHDLKNPIATTWLISFEQIRHRDPLAADYLSFMACVDAKDIPQSLLPPGQSRKQEMEAMGTLQGYSFIAKRSVDSGVTVHRLVHLAMRNWLRKEGLLSHWASKTISILAKNMGSIDYDKRTWRSCMPHAHYVLGSPLISEDDKGKLDLLRKYAKCLYYDGRYQEAENIWERVTENLKTKLGDDHPKTLHNMSNLAATYRKQGRWKEAEKLDLRAVEGLTKKLGVDHTDTLISMGNLALTYRKQSLLEKAAKLQEQVLEGLKTKLGADHQDTLISMINLASTYKNQGRHIEAEKLELRAIEGFKAELGIDHPDTLIGMNNLALTYRRQNRWEEAEELQMQLVEICKKKLGTQHPDTLHYMRKLAVLWKDRNRQEDALGLMQTCYDLQHTVLGASHPRTLATQSTLRAWRKGNK; this comes from the exons ATGCGACTGCTTGATTGCGACAATGGCCAGTATCGGCTGATAAAAGCGCCAGCTGGTGCCATACCTAGATATGCTATTCTATCGCATACATGGGACTCAGATTCCCAAGAAGTCACTTTTAGAGACCTGGTCGACGGCACTGGGATGGAGAAAACTGGCTACGAGAAAATCCGGTTCTGTGCGGCGCAAGCCAAACGTGACGGCCTACGATACATATGGGTAGATACCTGCTGTATCGACAAAGCAAATAATACCGAGCTTGCCGAGGCAATCAATTCCATGTATCGTTGGTATCAGAATGCAACTCGATGTTATGCATATCTATCGGACATCTCAGACTCTGAGTCAAAGAGCGATAGCCAGCAGTCTCCGCCTATATGGGAGTCGGCTTTTCGGAGAAGCAAGTGGTTTACTCGAGGCTGGACGTTGCAAGAGCTTCTAGCTCCGGCCTCAGTCGAGTTCTTTATAAAGAATGGCCTACGGCTTGGCGACAAAAGGACTCTTGAGCGGCAAATTCACGAAGTAACAAATATTGGAGTTCAAGCACTCCGAGGAAACGACCTTTCAATGTATAGCGTTGAGGAACGGTTCAAATGGGCCGAGACACGACAGACCactcttgaagaagattgggcGTATTGCCTTCTTGGTATATTCGGTATATTCATGGCGATGATATATGGCGAAGGAAAGGCAAATGCAGTCCGTCGGCTTAAAAAAGAGATTGCCGATGCCACGAGCCATGACGATGGTCCCAGTAGCCAAACAG TTGAGAACTGCACTTGGATCGTACCGTTTGAACGGAACCCCTCTTTCACCAGCCGCGAGTCTGATCTAAAAAGGCTTCGTCAGATGCTTTTCCCAGGGCAACATACCGCCAAAGTCGCAATCTCAGGACTTGGTGGAGTCGGCAAGACGCAGCTCGCTCTTGAACTGGTCTACCGAATCAGGAATGACCATAAAAACTGCTCGGTCATATGGATTCCAGCAACCAGCAGGGAAAGTTTAGGACAAGCATATCGCAATGCCGCCGCGAAGTTGGGTATTTCCGGGTATGATGATGCAAAAGCGGACGTTAAAAGGCTTGTGCAGAATCATCTGAGCAGCGAGAGCGCAGGACAATGGCTTTTGGTGTTCGATAATGCTGACGAAATCGGCATGTGGGTTAACCAGCCTTTACAGGAATCCAGTCGCCTGATTGACTATATGCCAAAAAGCGTCCACGGGTCGATCATCTTTACAACGCGCGACAAGAAGGCGGCAGTCAGGCTCGCGGGTCGGAACGTAGTAGAATTATCTGCCATGaacgaagatgatggcaaggagCTTTTTGAGAAATGCCTAGTTGACCAGGAACCTGTTAGTCAACAAGATGTGACAGCTCTTCTCGTTCAGCTTATGTACCTCCCACTAGCCATTGTCCAAGCAGCGGTGTATATAAATACCAACGGAATCAGCTTGGGCGACTATCTATCGCTactggaagagcaagaagaagatgtcaTCGAACTTCTTAGCGAAGACTTTGAAGACGATGGTCGTTACCACGACTTGAAGAATCCTATAGCCACTACGTGGCTTATATCCTTTGAGCAAATCCGCCATCGGGATCCTCTTGCAGCAGACTATCTGTCTTTCATGGCGTGCGTAGATGCGAAAGACATACCGCAATCGCTTCTTCCACCGGGTCAATCGCGGAAacaagagatggaagctaTGGGGACATTGCAAGGATACTCGTTCATAGCCAAGCGGTCTGTCGACTCGGGTGTGACTGTCCATCGATTGGTGCATTTAGCAATGAGAAATTGGCTTCGAAAAGAAGGGCTACTATCTCATTGGGCCAGCAAAACCATCTCAATATTGGCAAAGAATATGGGAAGCATTGACTACGACAAAAGAACGTGGAGATCGTGTATGCCACACGCGCATTACGTTCTCGGGTCGCCGCTGATTAGCGAAGACGACAAAGGCAAGCTTGATCTTTTACGGAAATATGCGAAATGCCTGTATTATGACGGGAGGTATCAGGAAGCGGAAAATATATGGGAACGAGTGACGGAGAATCTTAAGACGAAGCTTGGGGACGATCACCCTAAGACTCTACACAACATGAGTAACCTAGCAGCAACCTACCGAAAACAGGGTCGATGGAAGGAGGCTGAAAAGCTAGACCTACGGGCGGTGGAGGGCCTTACGAAGAAATTGGGGGTTGATCATACTGATACACTGATTAGTATGGGCAACCTAGCATTAACGTATCGGAAGCAAAGCTTATTGGAAAAAGCTGCAAAGCTGCAAGAACAGGTGCTTGAGGGCCTCAAGACGAAACTTGGGGCGGATCATCAAGACACACTAATTAGCATGATTAACCTAGCATCGACATATAAGAACCAAGGCCGGCATATAGAAGCCGAAAAGCTGGAATTACGGGCGATTGAAGGTTTCAAGGCAGAGCTCGGAATTGATCATCCCGATACTTTGATTGGTATGAATAACCTTGCGTTAACATACAGAAGGCAAAACCGGTGggaagaggctgaggagctgcagatgcagctggtCGAGATTTGTAAAAAGAAACTTGGAACTCAACACCCTGATACGCTGCATTACATGAGAAAACTCGCGGTTCTTTGGAAAGACAGGAatcgtcaagaagatgctctAGGGTTAATGCAGACTTGCTATGATCTGCAGCACACGGTACTGGGCGCAAGTCATCCAAGAACTCTAGCTACGCAATCAACTCTAAGAGCATGGCGGAAAggaaataaataa
- a CDS encoding protein-arginine deiminase (PAD) domain-containing protein has product MLGNSEPTLCLARASNAIQATILADSNRDGKIDSTDQTEADKTLWTEEYGALFLANIGDTDGRCSSQVTSQTLDGELSMCNDASDNILRNSKYIAPLVTLPIQNLSDDAVGSIGISGDNAADNVRIFYKVDKDWVYVMGNTTFTAQELKAGLELGIDGRTTRYPQVWDGRVQVLFNVTDGSESGSDSVALRVAPVLTHHHLQHAQQVFTNNYPGIGAPQEKFVEALKGPVAQAGIKEPVFEFTKDPDIWVQDFFEPGYSSIPGPDGPVVLRINIRSGQEYRSAGRQVFTDLRSDSVGAIQYLWRGGSTDSMGNLETIPPHSFNNKTYAAGRIIMGQQDSEDPWIMAFLRAQEAQDPVITDHDWLLVGHTDEYMQFLPANNSRGWIVMLADPLAGIQLLKDAQAAGHGGVTAMSRIQDASDPKPSFQYCLPNLTVDQVLQLASLTELNTYANQYIQKNIEIVKNAVGLTDDEILHVPGIYYNESFPCAPAPKPLSIIEAINPNGPLEKRQTTTRYTGPRLTAMYPGAINGVVLSDSQILAPAQWGPIIDGKDIFATAVRDAYSKINFNVTFIDDWYDHHELDGEVHCGTNVYRDASAPWW; this is encoded by the exons ATGCTTGGCAACTCTGAGCCCACATTGT GTTTGGCTAGAGCCAGCAATGCAATTCAGGCCACCATCCTCGCCGATAGCAATCGTGATGGTAAAATAGATTCGACAGACCAGACTGAGGCCGACAAAACTTTATGGACCGAAGAATATGGCGCTCTGTTTCTGGCCAACATTGGAGACACAGATGGCCGATGCTCGTCCCAGGTCACGTCTCAAACGCTCGATGGAGAATTGTCGATGTGTAACGACGCTTCTGACAATATTCTCCGCAATTCCAAGTACATTGCGCCGCTGGTCACGTTACCAATCCAGAATCTCagtgatgatgctgtcgGCAGCATTGGCATCTCGGGAGACAATGCAGCCGACAATGTGCGCATCTTCTACAAGGTAGACAAGGATTGGGTGTATGTGATGGGAAACACCACCTTTACTGCGCAAGAACTCAAAGCAGGACTGGAACTAGGCATCGACGGCCGCACTACGAGGTACCCGCAAGTTTGGGACGGCCGTGTTCAAGTTCTTTTCAACGTCACTGACGGATCAGAATCGGGCAGCGACTCGGTGGCATTGCGTGTTGCTCCCGTATTGActcatcatcaccttcaGCATGCTCAGCAAGTCTTCACTAATAACTATCCGGGTATAGGTGCTCCGCAAGAAAAATTCGTCGAGGCACTGAAAGGCCCCGTTGCTCAGGCCGGCATTAAGGAGCCTGTTTTTGAGTTCACCAAAGATCCTGATATTTGGGTACAAGACTTTTTTGAGCCGGGCTATTCCAGCATCCCAGGGCCTGACGGGCCTGTGGTGTTGCGCATAAATATCAGATCTGGACAGGAGTACCGCTCCGCCGGCCGACAAGTCTTCACGGACTTGCGATCCGACTCCGTTGGCGCGATCCAGTACTTGTGGCGTGGCGGTTCTACTGATTCCATGGGTAATCTGGAAACAATCCCGCCGCACAGcttcaacaacaaaacaTATGCTGCCGGTCGTATCATAATGGGCCAGCAAGACTCGGAAGATCCATGGATCATGGCGTTTCTTAGGGCACAAGAGGCACAAGATCCCGTTATTACTGACCATGATTGGCTTCTGGTCGGGCATACAGACGAGTACATGCAATTTCTACCGGCCAACAATTCACGAGGCTGGATTGTTATGCTTGCCGATCCACTTGCCGGTATCCAGCTCCTGAAAGATGCGCAAGCGGCTGGACATGGCGGTGTTACGGCTATGTCACGAATTCAAGATGCCTCTGATCCTAAGCCGAGTTTTCAGTATTGTCTGCCCAACCTCACTGTCGATCAGGTCTTGCAACTAGCCAGCCTGACAGAGCTCAACACATACGCCAATCAGTATATCCAGAAGAACATTGAGATTGTTAAAAATGCTGTCGGACTCACCGATGACGAGATTCTTCACGTCCCTGGCATCTACTATAACGAGTCATTTCCCT GCGCACCTGCTCCGAAACCTCTCTCGATTATCGAGGCCATCAATCCCAATGGGCCGCTGGAGAAAAGACAGACTACGACACGTTATACAGGCCCCCGTCTCACTGCGATGTACCCAGGAGCCATCAATGGTGTCGTGCTGAGCGATTCTCAGATTCTGGCACCCGCTCAATGGGGCCCAATTATTGACGGAAAAGACATATTTGCGACAGCAGTCCGCGATGCTTATTCAAAGATAAACTTCAACGTCACGTTTATCGATGATTGGTATGATCATCACGAGCTGGACGGCGAAGTTCACTGTGGGACGAATGTCTACCGCGATGCGTCAGCTCCTTGGTGGTGA